One Oncorhynchus kisutch isolate 150728-3 unplaced genomic scaffold, Okis_V2 scaffold886, whole genome shotgun sequence genomic region harbors:
- the LOC109882930 gene encoding far upstream element-binding protein 2 isoform X2, with the protein MSDYGSPGAGAGAGGKKDAFADAVQRARQIAAKIGGDAGPPSNNGGAGGGEGFPFQTLKRSLEDGDQPDAKKMSSQGDRDSATALSIGAQLAALSQQSVRPSTMTEEYRVPDGMVGLIIGRGGEQINKIQQDSGCKVQIAPGEQLDSGGMPERSVSLTGNPDAIAKAKMFLDEIVSRGRGAPSSSFHESTNGQSGSMQEMMIPAGKAGLIIGKGGETIKQLQERAGVKMILIQDGSQPPNMDKPLRIIGDPYKVQQAKELVNEILRERDHAGFGDRNNFGNQMGGGGGGGGGGMDVPVPRHSVGVVIGRSGEMIKKIQADAGVRIQFKPDEDEDDGAGPDKIAHIMGPPDRCEHAASIINELLQSIRVREDGGQGGPPGPPGTGGMPQGGHGRGRGQGNWGGPPGGEVTFSIPAHKCGLVIGRGGENVKAINQQTGAFVEISRQPPPNGDPNFKLFIIRGSPQQIDHAKQLIEDKIEAPLCPLGGGPGGPGPAGPMGPYNPNPYNPGPGGPGGPPHGGPPGGHGYGAPQGWGNTFQQWQAPGGPHDPNKAAADPNAAWAAYYAQYYQQQPGGAMPGQAPNAPAAAPVQADPSQAAQTPGGQPDYTKAWEEYYKKMGMAQPGGGAAAAPAAAVAGGGAGGQQDYSAAWAEYYRQQAAFYGPGGAPGQAATPQQGQQAQ; encoded by the exons ATGTCGGACTACGGCTCACCCGGGGCCGGAGCGGGCGCTGGAGGCAAAAAAGATGCTTTCGCGGACGCCGTGCAGCGAGCCAGACAG attgCAGCTAAGATCGGAGGAGATGCCGGACCTCCAAGTAACaatggaggagcaggaggaggagagggcttcCCGTTCCAAACACTGAAACGCTCtctggaggatggag ACCAACCAGATGCCAAGAAGATGTCTTCCCAGGGGGACAGAGACTCAGCCACTGCTTTGT CTATCGGAGCTCAGCTCGCTGCCCTGTCTCAGCAAAG TGTCAGACCCTCCACTATGACAGAGGAGTACAGAGTGCCAGACGGCATGGTCGGACTCA TCATTGGTCGAGGGGGCGAGCAGATCAACAAGATCCAGCAGGACTCGGGCTGCAAGGTCCAGATCGCTCCAGGTGAGCAACTAG ACAGTGGTGGCATGCCAGAGAGGAGCGTCTCCCTCACAGGAAACCCTGACGCCATCGC GAAAGCCAAGATGTTTCTGGATGAGATTGTATCTCGTGGGCGCGGtgctccttcctcctctttccaCGAGTCGACCAATGGGCAGAGTGGCTCCATGCAGGAGATGATGATCCCAGCTGGCAAGGCCGGCCTAATCATCGGCAAGGGAGGAGAGACCATCAAACAACTACAG GAGCGTGCTGGAGTGAAGATGATCCTCATCCAAGATGGTTCCCAGCCACCCAACATGGACAAACCCCTGCGCATCATCGGAGACCCCTACAAAGTTCAG caagCAAAGGAGCTGGTGAATGAGATTCTGAGAGAGAGGGATCACGCTGGCTTTGGAGACAGAAACAATTTTGGCAACCAAatgggaggaggtggtggtggaggaggaggcggcATGGAT GTGCCCGTGCCCCGCCACTCTGTGGGAGTTGTGATTGGTCGAAGTGGAGAGATGATCAAGAAGATCCAGGCAGACGCTGGAGTTAGGATACAGTTCAAACCAG atGAAG atGAAG atGACGGTGCAGGTCCTGATAAGATAGCCCACATCATGGGCCCTCCAGACCGCTGTGAGCATGCTGCCTCCATCATCAACGAGCTGCTGCAGAGCATCAGAGTCAGGGAGGACGGAGGACAGGGG GGTCCTCCAGGTCCACCTGGCACGGGGGGGATGCCTCAGGGTGGCCATGGCAGGGGGCGAGGCCAGGGCAACTGGGGCGGTCCTCCGGGAGGTGAGGTAACCTTCTCTATCCCCGCCCACAAATGCGGCCTGGTGATTGGTCGGGGTGGCGAGAACGTCAAGGCCATCAACCAGCAGACGGGGGCTTTCGTGGAGATCTCGCGTCAGCCGCCGCCCAACGGGGACCCCAACTTCAAACTGTTCATCATCAGGGGGTCCCCTCAACAGATAGATCACGCCAAGCAGCTCATAGAGGACAAGATCGAG gCTCCTCTGTGTCCTCTAGGGGGAGGTCCTGGGGGACCTGGTCCAGCTGGTCCAATGGGCCCCTACAACCCCAACCCTTACAACCCAGGGCCTGGTGGCCCCGGAGGACCCCCGCA tggcgGCCCCCCAGGTGGTCATGGTTATGGGGCCCCTCAGGGCTGGGGAAACACCTTCCAGCAGTGGCAGGCCCCTGGAGGGCCACACGACCCCA ACAAGGCAGCAGCAGACCCCAATGCAGCGTGGGCAGCCTACTATGCGCAGTACTACCAGCAGCAGCCAGGTGGCGCCATGCCGGGCCAGGCCCCCAACGCCCCAGCAGCCGCACCAGTCCAGGCAGACCCCTCCCAGGCAGCCCAGACCCCTGGAGGTCAGCCAGACTACACCAAGGCCTGGGAGGAGTATTACAAGAAGATGGGCATGG cCCAGCCCGGTGGAGGTGCTGCAGCAGCGCCGGCTGCAGCCGTGGCCGGGGGAGGAGCCGGCGGACAGCAGGACTACAGTGCAGCCTGGGCTGAGTACTACAGGCAGCAGGCGGCCTTCTACGGCCCTGGAGGGGCTCCGGGACAGGCTGCCACCCCACAGCAAGgacaacag gcccAGTGA
- the LOC109882930 gene encoding far upstream element-binding protein 2 isoform X3: MSDYGSPGAGAGAGGKKDAFADAVQRARQIAAKIGGDAGPPSNNGGAGGGEGFPFQTLKRSLEDGDQPDAKKMSSQGDRDSATALSIGAQLAALSQQSVRPSTMTEEYRVPDGMVGLIIGRGGEQINKIQQDSGCKVQIAPGEQLDSGGMPERSVSLTGNPDAIAKAKMFLDEIVSRGRGAPSSSFHESTNGQSGSMQEMMIPAGKAGLIIGKGGETIKQLQERAGVKMILIQDGSQPPNMDKPLRIIGDPYKVQQAKELVNEILRERDHAGFGDRNNFGNQMGGGGGGGGGGMDVPVPRHSVGVVIGRSGEMIKKIQADAGVRIQFKPDEDDGAGPDKIAHIMGPPDRCEHAASIINELLQSIRVREDGGQGGPPGPPGTGGMPQGGHGRGRGQGNWGGPPGGEVTFSIPAHKCGLVIGRGGENVKAINQQTGAFVEISRQPPPNGDPNFKLFIIRGSPQQIDHAKQLIEDKIEAPLCPLGGGPGGPGPAGPMGPYNPNPYNPGPGGPGGPPHGGPPGGHGYGAPQGWGNTFQQWQAPGGPHDPNKAAADPNAAWAAYYAQYYQQQPGGAMPGQAPNAPAAAPVQADPSQAAQTPGGQPDYTKAWEEYYKKMGMAQPGGGAAAAPAAAVAGGGAGGQQDYSAAWAEYYRQQAAFYGPGGAPGQAATPQQGQQAQ, encoded by the exons ATGTCGGACTACGGCTCACCCGGGGCCGGAGCGGGCGCTGGAGGCAAAAAAGATGCTTTCGCGGACGCCGTGCAGCGAGCCAGACAG attgCAGCTAAGATCGGAGGAGATGCCGGACCTCCAAGTAACaatggaggagcaggaggaggagagggcttcCCGTTCCAAACACTGAAACGCTCtctggaggatggag ACCAACCAGATGCCAAGAAGATGTCTTCCCAGGGGGACAGAGACTCAGCCACTGCTTTGT CTATCGGAGCTCAGCTCGCTGCCCTGTCTCAGCAAAG TGTCAGACCCTCCACTATGACAGAGGAGTACAGAGTGCCAGACGGCATGGTCGGACTCA TCATTGGTCGAGGGGGCGAGCAGATCAACAAGATCCAGCAGGACTCGGGCTGCAAGGTCCAGATCGCTCCAGGTGAGCAACTAG ACAGTGGTGGCATGCCAGAGAGGAGCGTCTCCCTCACAGGAAACCCTGACGCCATCGC GAAAGCCAAGATGTTTCTGGATGAGATTGTATCTCGTGGGCGCGGtgctccttcctcctctttccaCGAGTCGACCAATGGGCAGAGTGGCTCCATGCAGGAGATGATGATCCCAGCTGGCAAGGCCGGCCTAATCATCGGCAAGGGAGGAGAGACCATCAAACAACTACAG GAGCGTGCTGGAGTGAAGATGATCCTCATCCAAGATGGTTCCCAGCCACCCAACATGGACAAACCCCTGCGCATCATCGGAGACCCCTACAAAGTTCAG caagCAAAGGAGCTGGTGAATGAGATTCTGAGAGAGAGGGATCACGCTGGCTTTGGAGACAGAAACAATTTTGGCAACCAAatgggaggaggtggtggtggaggaggaggcggcATGGAT GTGCCCGTGCCCCGCCACTCTGTGGGAGTTGTGATTGGTCGAAGTGGAGAGATGATCAAGAAGATCCAGGCAGACGCTGGAGTTAGGATACAGTTCAAACCAG atGAAG atGACGGTGCAGGTCCTGATAAGATAGCCCACATCATGGGCCCTCCAGACCGCTGTGAGCATGCTGCCTCCATCATCAACGAGCTGCTGCAGAGCATCAGAGTCAGGGAGGACGGAGGACAGGGG GGTCCTCCAGGTCCACCTGGCACGGGGGGGATGCCTCAGGGTGGCCATGGCAGGGGGCGAGGCCAGGGCAACTGGGGCGGTCCTCCGGGAGGTGAGGTAACCTTCTCTATCCCCGCCCACAAATGCGGCCTGGTGATTGGTCGGGGTGGCGAGAACGTCAAGGCCATCAACCAGCAGACGGGGGCTTTCGTGGAGATCTCGCGTCAGCCGCCGCCCAACGGGGACCCCAACTTCAAACTGTTCATCATCAGGGGGTCCCCTCAACAGATAGATCACGCCAAGCAGCTCATAGAGGACAAGATCGAG gCTCCTCTGTGTCCTCTAGGGGGAGGTCCTGGGGGACCTGGTCCAGCTGGTCCAATGGGCCCCTACAACCCCAACCCTTACAACCCAGGGCCTGGTGGCCCCGGAGGACCCCCGCA tggcgGCCCCCCAGGTGGTCATGGTTATGGGGCCCCTCAGGGCTGGGGAAACACCTTCCAGCAGTGGCAGGCCCCTGGAGGGCCACACGACCCCA ACAAGGCAGCAGCAGACCCCAATGCAGCGTGGGCAGCCTACTATGCGCAGTACTACCAGCAGCAGCCAGGTGGCGCCATGCCGGGCCAGGCCCCCAACGCCCCAGCAGCCGCACCAGTCCAGGCAGACCCCTCCCAGGCAGCCCAGACCCCTGGAGGTCAGCCAGACTACACCAAGGCCTGGGAGGAGTATTACAAGAAGATGGGCATGG cCCAGCCCGGTGGAGGTGCTGCAGCAGCGCCGGCTGCAGCCGTGGCCGGGGGAGGAGCCGGCGGACAGCAGGACTACAGTGCAGCCTGGGCTGAGTACTACAGGCAGCAGGCGGCCTTCTACGGCCCTGGAGGGGCTCCGGGACAGGCTGCCACCCCACAGCAAGgacaacag gcccAGTGA
- the LOC109882930 gene encoding far upstream element-binding protein 2 isoform X1: MSDYGSPGAGAGAGGKKDAFADAVQRARQIAAKIGGDAGPPSNNGGAGGGEGFPFQTLKRSLEDGDQPDAKKMSSQGDRDSATALSIGAQLAALSQQSVRPSTMTEEYRVPDGMVGLIIGRGGEQINKIQQDSGCKVQIAPGEQLDSGGMPERSVSLTGNPDAIAKAKMFLDEIVSRGRGAPSSSFHESTNGQSGSMQEMMIPAGKAGLIIGKGGETIKQLQERAGVKMILIQDGSQPPNMDKPLRIIGDPYKVQQAKELVNEILRERDHAGFGDRNNFGNQMGGGGGGGGGGMDVPVPRHSVGVVIGRSGEMIKKIQADAGVRIQFKPDEDEDEDDGAGPDKIAHIMGPPDRCEHAASIINELLQSIRVREDGGQGGPPGPPGTGGMPQGGHGRGRGQGNWGGPPGGEVTFSIPAHKCGLVIGRGGENVKAINQQTGAFVEISRQPPPNGDPNFKLFIIRGSPQQIDHAKQLIEDKIEAPLCPLGGGPGGPGPAGPMGPYNPNPYNPGPGGPGGPPHGGPPGGHGYGAPQGWGNTFQQWQAPGGPHDPNKAAADPNAAWAAYYAQYYQQQPGGAMPGQAPNAPAAAPVQADPSQAAQTPGGQPDYTKAWEEYYKKMGMAQPGGGAAAAPAAAVAGGGAGGQQDYSAAWAEYYRQQAAFYGPGGAPGQAATPQQGQQAQ; the protein is encoded by the exons ATGTCGGACTACGGCTCACCCGGGGCCGGAGCGGGCGCTGGAGGCAAAAAAGATGCTTTCGCGGACGCCGTGCAGCGAGCCAGACAG attgCAGCTAAGATCGGAGGAGATGCCGGACCTCCAAGTAACaatggaggagcaggaggaggagagggcttcCCGTTCCAAACACTGAAACGCTCtctggaggatggag ACCAACCAGATGCCAAGAAGATGTCTTCCCAGGGGGACAGAGACTCAGCCACTGCTTTGT CTATCGGAGCTCAGCTCGCTGCCCTGTCTCAGCAAAG TGTCAGACCCTCCACTATGACAGAGGAGTACAGAGTGCCAGACGGCATGGTCGGACTCA TCATTGGTCGAGGGGGCGAGCAGATCAACAAGATCCAGCAGGACTCGGGCTGCAAGGTCCAGATCGCTCCAGGTGAGCAACTAG ACAGTGGTGGCATGCCAGAGAGGAGCGTCTCCCTCACAGGAAACCCTGACGCCATCGC GAAAGCCAAGATGTTTCTGGATGAGATTGTATCTCGTGGGCGCGGtgctccttcctcctctttccaCGAGTCGACCAATGGGCAGAGTGGCTCCATGCAGGAGATGATGATCCCAGCTGGCAAGGCCGGCCTAATCATCGGCAAGGGAGGAGAGACCATCAAACAACTACAG GAGCGTGCTGGAGTGAAGATGATCCTCATCCAAGATGGTTCCCAGCCACCCAACATGGACAAACCCCTGCGCATCATCGGAGACCCCTACAAAGTTCAG caagCAAAGGAGCTGGTGAATGAGATTCTGAGAGAGAGGGATCACGCTGGCTTTGGAGACAGAAACAATTTTGGCAACCAAatgggaggaggtggtggtggaggaggaggcggcATGGAT GTGCCCGTGCCCCGCCACTCTGTGGGAGTTGTGATTGGTCGAAGTGGAGAGATGATCAAGAAGATCCAGGCAGACGCTGGAGTTAGGATACAGTTCAAACCAG atGAAG atGAAG aTGAAG atGACGGTGCAGGTCCTGATAAGATAGCCCACATCATGGGCCCTCCAGACCGCTGTGAGCATGCTGCCTCCATCATCAACGAGCTGCTGCAGAGCATCAGAGTCAGGGAGGACGGAGGACAGGGG GGTCCTCCAGGTCCACCTGGCACGGGGGGGATGCCTCAGGGTGGCCATGGCAGGGGGCGAGGCCAGGGCAACTGGGGCGGTCCTCCGGGAGGTGAGGTAACCTTCTCTATCCCCGCCCACAAATGCGGCCTGGTGATTGGTCGGGGTGGCGAGAACGTCAAGGCCATCAACCAGCAGACGGGGGCTTTCGTGGAGATCTCGCGTCAGCCGCCGCCCAACGGGGACCCCAACTTCAAACTGTTCATCATCAGGGGGTCCCCTCAACAGATAGATCACGCCAAGCAGCTCATAGAGGACAAGATCGAG gCTCCTCTGTGTCCTCTAGGGGGAGGTCCTGGGGGACCTGGTCCAGCTGGTCCAATGGGCCCCTACAACCCCAACCCTTACAACCCAGGGCCTGGTGGCCCCGGAGGACCCCCGCA tggcgGCCCCCCAGGTGGTCATGGTTATGGGGCCCCTCAGGGCTGGGGAAACACCTTCCAGCAGTGGCAGGCCCCTGGAGGGCCACACGACCCCA ACAAGGCAGCAGCAGACCCCAATGCAGCGTGGGCAGCCTACTATGCGCAGTACTACCAGCAGCAGCCAGGTGGCGCCATGCCGGGCCAGGCCCCCAACGCCCCAGCAGCCGCACCAGTCCAGGCAGACCCCTCCCAGGCAGCCCAGACCCCTGGAGGTCAGCCAGACTACACCAAGGCCTGGGAGGAGTATTACAAGAAGATGGGCATGG cCCAGCCCGGTGGAGGTGCTGCAGCAGCGCCGGCTGCAGCCGTGGCCGGGGGAGGAGCCGGCGGACAGCAGGACTACAGTGCAGCCTGGGCTGAGTACTACAGGCAGCAGGCGGCCTTCTACGGCCCTGGAGGGGCTCCGGGACAGGCTGCCACCCCACAGCAAGgacaacag gcccAGTGA
- the LOC109882930 gene encoding far upstream element-binding protein 2 isoform X4, which translates to MSDYGSPGAGAGAGGKKDAFADAVQRARQIAAKIGGDAGPPSNNGGAGGGEGFPFQTLKRSLEDGDQPDAKKMSSQGDRDSATALSIGAQLAALSQQSVRPSTMTEEYRVPDGMVGLIIGRGGEQINKIQQDSGCKVQIAPDSGGMPERSVSLTGNPDAIAKAKMFLDEIVSRGRGAPSSSFHESTNGQSGSMQEMMIPAGKAGLIIGKGGETIKQLQERAGVKMILIQDGSQPPNMDKPLRIIGDPYKVQQAKELVNEILRERDHAGFGDRNNFGNQMGGGGGGGGGGMDVPVPRHSVGVVIGRSGEMIKKIQADAGVRIQFKPDEDEDEDDGAGPDKIAHIMGPPDRCEHAASIINELLQSIRVREDGGQGGPPGPPGTGGMPQGGHGRGRGQGNWGGPPGGEVTFSIPAHKCGLVIGRGGENVKAINQQTGAFVEISRQPPPNGDPNFKLFIIRGSPQQIDHAKQLIEDKIEAPLCPLGGGPGGPGPAGPMGPYNPNPYNPGPGGPGGPPHGGPPGGHGYGAPQGWGNTFQQWQAPGGPHDPNKAAADPNAAWAAYYAQYYQQQPGGAMPGQAPNAPAAAPVQADPSQAAQTPGGQPDYTKAWEEYYKKMGMAQPGGGAAAAPAAAVAGGGAGGQQDYSAAWAEYYRQQAAFYGPGGAPGQAATPQQGQQAQ; encoded by the exons ATGTCGGACTACGGCTCACCCGGGGCCGGAGCGGGCGCTGGAGGCAAAAAAGATGCTTTCGCGGACGCCGTGCAGCGAGCCAGACAG attgCAGCTAAGATCGGAGGAGATGCCGGACCTCCAAGTAACaatggaggagcaggaggaggagagggcttcCCGTTCCAAACACTGAAACGCTCtctggaggatggag ACCAACCAGATGCCAAGAAGATGTCTTCCCAGGGGGACAGAGACTCAGCCACTGCTTTGT CTATCGGAGCTCAGCTCGCTGCCCTGTCTCAGCAAAG TGTCAGACCCTCCACTATGACAGAGGAGTACAGAGTGCCAGACGGCATGGTCGGACTCA TCATTGGTCGAGGGGGCGAGCAGATCAACAAGATCCAGCAGGACTCGGGCTGCAAGGTCCAGATCGCTCCAG ACAGTGGTGGCATGCCAGAGAGGAGCGTCTCCCTCACAGGAAACCCTGACGCCATCGC GAAAGCCAAGATGTTTCTGGATGAGATTGTATCTCGTGGGCGCGGtgctccttcctcctctttccaCGAGTCGACCAATGGGCAGAGTGGCTCCATGCAGGAGATGATGATCCCAGCTGGCAAGGCCGGCCTAATCATCGGCAAGGGAGGAGAGACCATCAAACAACTACAG GAGCGTGCTGGAGTGAAGATGATCCTCATCCAAGATGGTTCCCAGCCACCCAACATGGACAAACCCCTGCGCATCATCGGAGACCCCTACAAAGTTCAG caagCAAAGGAGCTGGTGAATGAGATTCTGAGAGAGAGGGATCACGCTGGCTTTGGAGACAGAAACAATTTTGGCAACCAAatgggaggaggtggtggtggaggaggaggcggcATGGAT GTGCCCGTGCCCCGCCACTCTGTGGGAGTTGTGATTGGTCGAAGTGGAGAGATGATCAAGAAGATCCAGGCAGACGCTGGAGTTAGGATACAGTTCAAACCAG atGAAG atGAAG aTGAAG atGACGGTGCAGGTCCTGATAAGATAGCCCACATCATGGGCCCTCCAGACCGCTGTGAGCATGCTGCCTCCATCATCAACGAGCTGCTGCAGAGCATCAGAGTCAGGGAGGACGGAGGACAGGGG GGTCCTCCAGGTCCACCTGGCACGGGGGGGATGCCTCAGGGTGGCCATGGCAGGGGGCGAGGCCAGGGCAACTGGGGCGGTCCTCCGGGAGGTGAGGTAACCTTCTCTATCCCCGCCCACAAATGCGGCCTGGTGATTGGTCGGGGTGGCGAGAACGTCAAGGCCATCAACCAGCAGACGGGGGCTTTCGTGGAGATCTCGCGTCAGCCGCCGCCCAACGGGGACCCCAACTTCAAACTGTTCATCATCAGGGGGTCCCCTCAACAGATAGATCACGCCAAGCAGCTCATAGAGGACAAGATCGAG gCTCCTCTGTGTCCTCTAGGGGGAGGTCCTGGGGGACCTGGTCCAGCTGGTCCAATGGGCCCCTACAACCCCAACCCTTACAACCCAGGGCCTGGTGGCCCCGGAGGACCCCCGCA tggcgGCCCCCCAGGTGGTCATGGTTATGGGGCCCCTCAGGGCTGGGGAAACACCTTCCAGCAGTGGCAGGCCCCTGGAGGGCCACACGACCCCA ACAAGGCAGCAGCAGACCCCAATGCAGCGTGGGCAGCCTACTATGCGCAGTACTACCAGCAGCAGCCAGGTGGCGCCATGCCGGGCCAGGCCCCCAACGCCCCAGCAGCCGCACCAGTCCAGGCAGACCCCTCCCAGGCAGCCCAGACCCCTGGAGGTCAGCCAGACTACACCAAGGCCTGGGAGGAGTATTACAAGAAGATGGGCATGG cCCAGCCCGGTGGAGGTGCTGCAGCAGCGCCGGCTGCAGCCGTGGCCGGGGGAGGAGCCGGCGGACAGCAGGACTACAGTGCAGCCTGGGCTGAGTACTACAGGCAGCAGGCGGCCTTCTACGGCCCTGGAGGGGCTCCGGGACAGGCTGCCACCCCACAGCAAGgacaacag gcccAGTGA